A region from the Streptosporangium sp. NBC_01756 genome encodes:
- a CDS encoding sugar ABC transporter substrate-binding protein: MRKGILSLTAAAAVMTLGLTACGDDSGTTTAQSSSSAPAASQAAAGKVGVILPDSKSSARWETADRKYLEEAFKAAGVAYDIQNAQGDKTQFQTIADQMITNGATVLMIVNLDSGTGKAVLDKAKSQGVATIDYDRLTLNGGASYYVSFDNTKVGTLQGEGLVKCLTDKKADKPIIAELNGSPTDNNATLFKNGYDGVLKAKYDSKDYVKGPDQSVPDWDNAQAGTIFEQMLTEQPKIGGVLAANDGLGNAAITVLKKNNLNGKVPVTGQDATVQGLQNILAGDQCMTVYKAIKKEADAASQLAIALAKGEKPAATGSVKDTESNADVPAVLLDPQAIYLDNVKDVVADGYVTKDELCTGDYAAKCTEAGIQ; the protein is encoded by the coding sequence ATGCGCAAGGGGATCCTCAGCCTGACCGCCGCCGCCGCTGTGATGACCCTCGGTCTCACGGCCTGCGGTGATGACAGCGGCACCACCACCGCCCAGAGCAGCTCCTCCGCTCCCGCCGCGAGCCAGGCGGCCGCCGGCAAGGTCGGCGTCATCCTGCCGGACAGCAAGTCCTCGGCCCGCTGGGAGACCGCGGACCGCAAGTATCTGGAGGAGGCGTTCAAGGCCGCGGGCGTCGCCTACGACATCCAGAACGCCCAGGGCGACAAGACCCAGTTCCAGACCATCGCCGACCAGATGATCACCAACGGCGCGACCGTGCTGATGATCGTCAACCTGGACAGCGGCACCGGTAAGGCCGTGCTCGACAAGGCCAAGTCCCAGGGCGTGGCCACGATCGACTACGACCGGCTGACCCTGAACGGCGGCGCCTCCTACTACGTCAGCTTCGACAACACCAAGGTCGGCACCCTGCAGGGTGAGGGCCTGGTCAAGTGCCTGACCGACAAGAAGGCCGACAAGCCGATCATCGCCGAGCTCAACGGCTCGCCCACCGACAACAACGCCACGTTGTTCAAGAACGGCTACGACGGCGTGCTCAAGGCCAAGTACGACTCCAAGGACTACGTCAAGGGCCCGGACCAGTCGGTGCCGGACTGGGACAACGCGCAGGCGGGCACGATCTTCGAGCAGATGCTCACCGAACAGCCGAAGATCGGCGGCGTGCTGGCCGCCAACGACGGTCTCGGCAACGCCGCCATCACCGTGCTGAAGAAGAACAACCTCAACGGCAAGGTCCCGGTCACCGGCCAGGACGCCACCGTGCAGGGGCTGCAGAACATCCTCGCCGGCGACCAGTGCATGACGGTCTACAAGGCGATCAAGAAGGAGGCCGACGCGGCGTCCCAGCTCGCCATCGCCCTCGCCAAGGGCGAGAAGCCCGCGGCGACCGGCTCGGTCAAGGACACCGAGAGCAACGCGGACGTCCCCGCCGTCCTGCTCGACCCGCAGGCCATCTACCTCGACAACGTCAAGGACGT